Below is a window of Chryseobacterium arthrosphaerae DNA.
AATCAGACTATAATTAGGTTCCAAACCTTTGGCAGTAGCATCAATATCAAAGATAGCAAGTTCATCAACTTCTTTTTCATTAAAAATTCTTACAGCATTGATAGGATCCCCTACATATTTTGGGGTTTTAAAATTAACTGTTTTTACAAGTCCGTTATCCTGGATCAGAAGACTCGGTATGATTCTTGGCCTTAGCATGTATATTTAAAGTTTTGCAAAGTTGTGTAATAGGATTTCACCATAATGATGGCTTTTTTCCGGATGAAATTGTATTCCATACTTATTTTCATGGTGAGCGGCTGATGCAAATTCACCACCATAATCTGTAATAGCCATAATATCTTCCTGATTATTACAATGGAAATAGTAGGTATGAAGGAAGTAGAAAATTGAGTTATCTTCCAAACCTTTAAACAATTCAATATCTTTTACAGGTTTTACATCGTTCCATCCCATATGAGGAAGACGGGTTACCTGATGAATTTTTGTTTCATCAAATTTCTTAACAGTAGCATCAATCCACTTTAAGCCATCCAGCTTACCTTCGTCACTATTATTTGCCATCATTTGCATTCCTACACAAATTCCAATAACAGGAACTTTCTGACCTAAGACCAGATCATCCAGCTTATCTCTCATTCCTGAATTGTTCAATTGAGTCATTGCATGATCGAAATGCCCTACTCCAGGAAGAATAAGCTTTTGCGCTCCTTCAAGATCTTCTTTTGTTTTAGCGATTTTTACGGCAACGTCTACCCTTTTATATACATTAACGAAGGCGTTGATATTTCCAACACCATAATCAATAATTGTTATCATCTGAATAATCTTTTTTCAAGACCTAGTTTTCTCATTGTCTGAGCTCCTATTCCTATTAATGATCTTTTATTTTTATAGTCATGGAAAGTCTTATTCTGTCCTTCAAATAATGTCTGAAGTTCTTCAGTGGTAAGATCGAGTTTATGAGCTACATATTCAAATTCTTTTTGTAAAAATTCTTCAGAAAGCTCCGGTCTTGAAACTCTGTCCAGAGCCTCTTCTCTGGTCATCTGCCCGGTAAGAATTAAGCTTGAAAAATGTGCTTTTCTTTTTTGATATCCAAATTTTCTTGGCATCCAATAATCCTCATAGAATCTCGTAAACCTTGATTCATGATGTTTATGCTGAAAGCTTTCCCATCCATACTTATCAAACAGCATCTGTTCAACATCTTTTTTAATATACGGAAGGCAATTGAGTGGTTTATAAACCTGCATACCCAAAATATATTTGTAGTATAGTTTATAATTCATGATATCTACTATGGGAAATGTTTTAAGATCTCTTTTCCCAAATTTTTTATGGATGTCTAAAATCAATGTTTTGTCTATTCCTGGATAAGCACCCCATTCTTCAGGTTCACGGCAGCATTCCGTAGAATAATTCCCACCTGTCAACACATATTTGATTTTATGTTTTTTTGCAAATTTATATAGCCCTGAAAAAAATGCTACATCCTGAGGCATATCCTGATCTGCTATTTGAGCTTTCAAAAATGCTACCTGTAAGTCTTTCATTTCTTCCCAGTTGATCACTTCTGTATATAGATCCAGATTAAGTCCGTTAACTAATTTTTCAATATTGCTTACAGCTCTATCTGTATTCCACCCTGCATCAACATGAAAAATAAGAGGACGAAGTCCCATTACTTCTTTGGCTACGTAGGCAGCATAAGAGCTATCCAGTCCACCACTTAACCCTATTATACAGTCGAAATCTCTGTTTTTACCATCTTTTTTTATTTTTTCGGCTTCCTGCTCCAACTCTCTTTGTCCTCTTTCATCAGTATGCCATGTGGGTAATATATTCTCAATATAGTTTGTGTAATAATCACTTTCACCTTTTTCATTAAAAACAATATGTGGATCGGTGGTATCCATTATTGTTTTTGTGCATATTTGTTGCGTTTTTATTTCCATATCTATTTTTCCCTATTTTATAAATTTTAATATCTTTTTCATCAAGTCTATATTAGACTCATTATTTCTTTGAATAAAGGTATTGATATCTTTAGCTCTGAATTCTTCTTTATACAAATTATGATTGTATCCGTATTTATCGGCATTCCACCAGATAATTCCATCCACTTTTTTTCCTTTGTAAGATTCGTTCAGAATTATATTCATATATTTCAAGAACTCTTTCTCCGGAATTTTTTTTAATCCAATTTTTTGATTACTTGGATGATATCTTTCCATAACAAAAGGATATACAGGTTTGTTATATTGCTTCCCTACTTTGATAAGTTCCTGAATGTTTTTTCGTGCAAACTTGTCATTCATATATCCATTAGGTTCTTCATCTGAGTAAAAGAAATACATTGACGGAAAAAAAGCATCACTTATTTCAAGTAAAGGTTTGAGTTTTTGATATTTGCTGAAAAAATCTTTTTCAAGATCCCAATAAGTCGTAAAAGGAACTCCATAAAAGCCCCATTTAACTTTCGGTCTTATACTTTTTGCAGTTTTAATAATTTTTATAAAATAATCCAGAGACTCACGAAATTTGGGCGAATTTTCATTTTCATTGATCAGATGATCAATATATGGAGATTCTATATCGATATAGCACAAACCTGTATCCGAAATATTAGGATATAAGGAAACTATATTTTGCTTAAGCTTATCAGCGTCTAATCCCAGGTATTGCCCAGTAGAGACTGCATGCTCATCAATAAATAAAACTTTTTCAATTTTGTTGGTTTTGGTAAATGTCTTCAGATTTTCGTCTACCGCATCAAAATAAAAATAAAGCTTTTGTTTATTTTTAATCTGGGCATCTATCTTTTGAATCATAAAAACCAAAAGCAAAAAAGCAAAAATATGTTGAAACAATTTTGACATTTTCATTTTTTACTTGTTTTGGTGGGTTTCAATAAATTTTTTAACATCATTAAAGAGAAAGCCATTTTCTTCAATTTTTCTATCATCCCATTTCCACCACTTTATGGCCAGCATTGCTTCTATACTTTCATCATCAAATCTTTTTTTGATGAATCTGGCAGGATTCCCCGCCCATATTTCATAAGGCCCTACATCTTTTGTAACCACACTTCCCATCCCTATTACCGCACCGTCTCCTACCGTTACTCCTGTTTTGATAAGTACATTGTTTGCAATCCATACATCATTTCCAATACTGGTATGTCCTTCAAGAGAAAAATCATGAAGAGCAAATTTTTTGGGTAAATGATCTTTATTTTTATTGAAAACAGGAGAGGTAGACACCCAATCTATAGTGTGTGGAGCTCCCCCAATAATAATGTTGGCTCCAAATGAGCAGAATGCCCCAATATCGGTATTCAAAATAATACAATCATATCCGATATCAGAATATTTTCCCATCTTCACGTTCACCAATTGCGAACCTGAGCAAACCTTTGATGTTGAATGAATTTCAACATTCACAAGTGCTCTTAATCTTATTTTCTTAAGAATCTTAGACCAGTAATATTCAATTTTTCCTAACATATTTAAGCTAATGAACGTTTTGCAATAGATGAATAAGCAAATTTAGACAATCCTCCTTCAGCAGCTATCTTCATTTTATTATAAATATCAGGAGACTGTAAAACATATTGAAGTGTTTTTTCAATTTCCTCTGCAGAATCTTCTTTCAGAAACATACAGTTTCCGCCAATATCCATATGGGTCATTTCATCCCAATATTTATAAATTGTAGGCGTGCCTGTACCGACGGCCTGTTCCCATAAAACAGAATGGGTACCAGGAAAAACAATGAGATCGGCCATTATAAAATAATCTAATATTTGATCTGCCGACAGCCATCCGACAAAAATAACATTAGGAGATTTTAGTAAGCCGTTTATATAATCAAGTATTTCAGGTGCTATAGTTCCAAACACCACCAGTTTTACTTTTGGTGTATGAATATTTTTGAAAGCCTCTAAAACAAGATGTATATTTTTTAAAATATCTATTTTACCACCTGTGAGAACTACAAAATCGTCATTGTTAACACCAATTTTACTACGCAAAGCGTCACTGTTATTGGCAGCAATCTTCTCTTTGAATATTTCATCATCAAGCCCCATTTCCAATAATTTAATTTTGTCCTGTGGAATTCTGTAAGCATCTCTCAGAAAACTACACCGGAGTGGAGTGACGCCATAGAACATTTTAACATGAGGTGCAATTTTTTTTCCTATATATCTCCAGATCGTGTGGTGAAAAACATATTTTGACATCCATGATTTTGCACTGTTTATATAATCTGTATGGCAGTCTATGTATACCTTAATATTATTTTCTTTGGCATAATTCATCACTTTAACAATATCCATAAAGGAGTAATCATGAATAAATAAGATATCTGGTTTTTCTCTTTTCAGAACCTCCATCGTTCCTTCATAAATACGGATGAACTTATTGAATTTATAATTACTTTTTTTATAATCTAACCTTACAACCTTATATCCGTCTTTTGAATAATACTCACTTGCTTGGGGCAAGAAGCATGGCTTCCCTTCACTATTAAAAGAAACAAGAGAGGCGATGACTGTAACATCATATCCCATTTTCATATGATACTTCGGTAACATATTTTCCTGATAAGAATAATCATCGATATAAAAACTCGATAAACAAAGGTGTACTATTTTCATTATTTATATTCTTTTTTTAATACCGGGAATAATAATGTCACTCCCAATAAATTCCAGAAATCTACATTCTGATAAATATTTCCCGTAGTCATTGTCAATCCGAAAGAGAGGAACGACAAAAACACAAAAGCAAGAAATTGTGGTGGATAGCTTTTAAAAGCCCGAATTTTTTTCTGATATGAAAATAATATACCAAGATACATAATCAATCCCAGAAACCCTAAACTCATCAATACCTCCAGAAACATATTATGAGGGTATCCTCCTTCAGGAATCAATACATATTGACTTCCCACTACTGGAGAATCATAAAACATTTCCAGTGCTTGATCATATAAGTAATTCCTACTCTCTTTTTCACCACTCTGAACCTGCTCCCCAAGCCTTCCTATCCTATCAAAAAGTCCTAGCTCTACATTGTTTGAACTTAAGTAACTCAATATATATCCTCCAAAAAAGAACATAGTAACCATAACAACCAAAAAGCGAACATACCTTCCGGCTCTTTTCTCCGCATAAAGATAGATACAGCAAAGTAAAAGGCAGTCCATTATAGTAAAGATAAATGGTCCTCTAGAGGATCCTAAAATCAGATTTACCAATCCCAGCACCAAAAATCCATATATCCACAATTTAAACTTTTTTGTATATTCATTAGGCATAAAAACTACCATAGACATGCATATAATGAGGAGATACCCACCATACAAGCCATATGAAATAGAGTTTACCAACGATGAGTTTTCTTCCAGTCCTTTCACTTCCGCTCTGGCCAAAAGAACTTCAGGTGACAAGGAAAAATCGTTCTGGAAAAGAAAAGTAAATAATATCAGAAGATTTACGACCATCAGGGTATAAAAAGACCTTTTTACCATTCTCCCGAAGTCACAATAAACGATTCCTCTGGAAATAGCAAAAATAGAAAGTATGATATTACCAATAAAAAACGAAAATATCTGAAAAGGTTTCTGATCCGATTCTACATTGGTAATTGATATATCGTAGAGTAATCTAAAAAAATAGAAAACAAAAAAAACAATGACAGGAAGTATATAAAGATTTTGCTTTCCTACCGGCAGTTTTATACTCTTAAAAATGATATAGATAGCCAATAGCATGGCAATACCTCTATATCCTATATTAAAAATAGTTGAGTTAACTCCTAAAAAAAAAGATAGGACTGCAGATATAGGATAGGCAAAGCACAACAGAACAACCAACCATTCTGTTAAATTACCTACCTTCTTTTGATATATACTTAGCATTTACTTTAATTTAACATCAAATCTATTTCATACTTAGCTCTATCTTCCCAAGAGCTTAATTTTTTGTTGGCAAAATTAATCGCTTCTTTTTTTAATTCCTGTCTTTTAATTTCATCCGTCAATAATAAATCTATAGCTTCAGCAATTTTTTCAACATTATCTGTTTTCAGCTCAAAATAAGCCGATTTCTCTATAAGATCAAGTGATCCGGTATCATTGATTGCAATCATAGGTACTCCAAGTTGCATTGATTCAATAAATACATTTCCAAGGTTTGAAGTATGGTATAAAGAGAAAGTAAGATTTGCATGGTACATCATATAATGAACTTGCTGAATAGGGAGACCATAAATAAATTTCACATGATTATGTAAATTATGTTTTTCTACAATCTGATGGAGACTTTTCACGTATTCATCATCATGTGCAGATCCCACAATATAGGTCATTGGAAATTTTTTTCCTTTTTTAGAAAGATCTCCAAGTGCTTCCAGCAAAAGATTCTGCCTTTTCCAGGGATCCATCCTTGCCACATAAATGATATATTCGTCAGGGATTTCAAAATCCGGTTTTTCAATATTCTCAATTATGTTCTTATCTACTCCATTGATAGGAAAGTAAAAAGGAAGAGAAGACGTTCCAAGTTTTTTGAAAACAAGATCGCCTTTGGTACCATCATTCGTAACAAGTAAGCCTTTTCCTTTGGTAGAAAAAGTAAGATATTCTAATGGGTGTTTGGCAAATATAGATAGTTTACTGTCGGTAATTTCATTAATAAGAAATGTTCCGTAGATCCGTCTGAAATCAGGTATTTTAACCCATTTTCCGATTAAGGAAGTAATTCCGCCCAACGATCCAAATCCTATAATTCTGCTAATGTTCGGATTCTGTTTTACTATTTTTTTTCCCAATAATGTCGTTTCATAAATTAACTTCATTCCATTGACAAATCCACCTGCTCTTTTAGGAAGGATATAGTACTTAATCTTATCTGAATATTCTTTGGGAAGATTAATTTTTTGATCAGGTTGCCAT
It encodes the following:
- a CDS encoding glycosyltransferase family 4 protein; its protein translation is MKMGYDVTVIASLVSFNSEGKPCFLPQASEYYSKDGYKVVRLDYKKSNYKFNKFIRIYEGTMEVLKREKPDILFIHDYSFMDIVKVMNYAKENNIKVYIDCHTDYINSAKSWMSKYVFHHTIWRYIGKKIAPHVKMFYGVTPLRCSFLRDAYRIPQDKIKLLEMGLDDEIFKEKIAANNSDALRSKIGVNNDDFVVLTGGKIDILKNIHLVLEAFKNIHTPKVKLVVFGTIAPEILDYINGLLKSPNVIFVGWLSADQILDYFIMADLIVFPGTHSVLWEQAVGTGTPTIYKYWDEMTHMDIGGNCMFLKEDSAEEIEKTLQYVLQSPDIYNKMKIAAEGGLSKFAYSSIAKRSLA
- a CDS encoding CatB-related O-acetyltransferase, translating into MLGKIEYYWSKILKKIRLRALVNVEIHSTSKVCSGSQLVNVKMGKYSDIGYDCIILNTDIGAFCSFGANIIIGGAPHTIDWVSTSPVFNKNKDHLPKKFALHDFSLEGHTSIGNDVWIANNVLIKTGVTVGDGAVIGMGSVVTKDVGPYEIWAGNPARFIKKRFDDESIEAMLAIKWWKWDDRKIEENGFLFNDVKKFIETHQNK
- a CDS encoding O-antigen ligase family protein, coding for MLSIYQKKVGNLTEWLVVLLCFAYPISAVLSFFLGVNSTIFNIGYRGIAMLLAIYIIFKSIKLPVGKQNLYILPVIVFFVFYFFRLLYDISITNVESDQKPFQIFSFFIGNIILSIFAISRGIVYCDFGRMVKRSFYTLMVVNLLILFTFLFQNDFSLSPEVLLARAEVKGLEENSSLVNSISYGLYGGYLLIICMSMVVFMPNEYTKKFKLWIYGFLVLGLVNLILGSSRGPFIFTIMDCLLLCCIYLYAEKRAGRYVRFLVVMVTMFFFGGYILSYLSSNNVELGLFDRIGRLGEQVQSGEKESRNYLYDQALEMFYDSPVVGSQYVLIPEGGYPHNMFLEVLMSLGFLGLIMYLGILFSYQKKIRAFKSYPPQFLAFVFLSFLSFGLTMTTGNIYQNVDFWNLLGVTLLFPVLKKEYK
- a CDS encoding N-acetyl sugar amidotransferase, whose translation is MEIKTQQICTKTIMDTTDPHIVFNEKGESDYYTNYIENILPTWHTDERGQRELEQEAEKIKKDGKNRDFDCIIGLSGGLDSSYAAYVAKEVMGLRPLIFHVDAGWNTDRAVSNIEKLVNGLNLDLYTEVINWEEMKDLQVAFLKAQIADQDMPQDVAFFSGLYKFAKKHKIKYVLTGGNYSTECCREPEEWGAYPGIDKTLILDIHKKFGKRDLKTFPIVDIMNYKLYYKYILGMQVYKPLNCLPYIKKDVEQMLFDKYGWESFQHKHHESRFTRFYEDYWMPRKFGYQKRKAHFSSLILTGQMTREEALDRVSRPELSEEFLQKEFEYVAHKLDLTTEELQTLFEGQNKTFHDYKNKRSLIGIGAQTMRKLGLEKRLFR
- a CDS encoding glycosyltransferase family 4 protein, producing the protein MEILLLTNVWTGATSFFYEGNVRSKGMPAFNNVFLRLLDDPRVSLVHIIIWQPDQKINLPKEYSDKIKYYILPKRAGGFVNGMKLIYETTLLGKKIVKQNPNISRIIGFGSLGGITSLIGKWVKIPDFRRIYGTFLINEITDSKLSIFAKHPLEYLTFSTKGKGLLVTNDGTKGDLVFKKLGTSSLPFYFPINGVDKNIIENIEKPDFEIPDEYIIYVARMDPWKRQNLLLEALGDLSKKGKKFPMTYIVGSAHDDEYVKSLHQIVEKHNLHNHVKFIYGLPIQQVHYMMYHANLTFSLYHTSNLGNVFIESMQLGVPMIAINDTGSLDLIEKSAYFELKTDNVEKIAEAIDLLLTDEIKRQELKKEAINFANKKLSSWEDRAKYEIDLMLN
- the hisH gene encoding imidazole glycerol phosphate synthase subunit HisH, with the protein product MITIIDYGVGNINAFVNVYKRVDVAVKIAKTKEDLEGAQKLILPGVGHFDHAMTQLNNSGMRDKLDDLVLGQKVPVIGICVGMQMMANNSDEGKLDGLKWIDATVKKFDETKIHQVTRLPHMGWNDVKPVKDIELFKGLEDNSIFYFLHTYYFHCNNQEDIMAITDYGGEFASAAHHENKYGIQFHPEKSHHYGEILLHNFAKL